A DNA window from Bradyrhizobium barranii subsp. barranii contains the following coding sequences:
- a CDS encoding ABC transporter ATP-binding protein: protein MKSDRGDIELAGVGKSFDGATYVVDGVNLKIADGAYCCFIGPSGCGKTTILRMIAGHEDPTAGEIVIGGQNVVGLAPAQRRTAMMFQSYALFPHLTVRDNIAFALRVRGMSKTDRLRAADVMIEKVRLTQFADRLPAQLSGGQQQRVALARAAITEPRVLLLDEPLSALDEQLRVQMRQELRRMQRELGITFIHVTHTQLEAIALADLVVVMEQGKIKQAGAARDVYAHPHDRYVAEFMGGQNVLSGRVEKVNGASFTLAQAAPSGIEVPLQARSTVSVGDKVDIAVRRDDVALVRPGRELPPGCSTSLPSRVLAIEYQGYFVKVMLDTGPDDEFVAYVPEKTFFADPFIVGDVVMATWATGSALPLA, encoded by the coding sequence ATGAAGAGCGATCGCGGTGATATCGAACTGGCTGGCGTCGGCAAGAGTTTTGACGGAGCGACCTACGTGGTCGACGGCGTCAACCTCAAGATCGCCGACGGAGCCTATTGCTGCTTCATCGGCCCCTCAGGCTGCGGCAAGACCACGATTCTGCGCATGATTGCGGGCCATGAGGACCCGACCGCGGGCGAGATCGTGATCGGTGGCCAGAACGTCGTGGGGCTTGCGCCGGCCCAGCGGCGCACGGCGATGATGTTCCAGTCCTACGCGCTGTTCCCGCATCTCACCGTGCGCGACAACATAGCCTTTGCGTTGCGCGTGCGCGGGATGTCGAAGACCGATCGCCTGCGTGCCGCCGACGTCATGATCGAGAAGGTCCGGCTGACGCAATTCGCTGACCGCCTGCCGGCGCAACTTTCTGGCGGCCAGCAGCAGCGTGTGGCGCTGGCGCGCGCGGCGATCACAGAGCCGCGCGTGCTGCTGCTCGACGAGCCGCTCTCCGCGCTCGACGAGCAGCTACGCGTACAGATGCGCCAAGAGCTCAGGCGGATGCAGCGAGAGCTCGGCATCACCTTCATCCATGTCACCCACACCCAGCTCGAAGCGATTGCGCTCGCCGATCTCGTGGTGGTGATGGAGCAGGGCAAGATCAAGCAGGCGGGGGCCGCACGCGACGTATACGCCCACCCGCACGACCGTTATGTCGCCGAATTCATGGGCGGTCAGAATGTGCTGTCGGGGCGGGTGGAGAAGGTCAACGGTGCAAGCTTTACACTCGCACAGGCCGCGCCTTCAGGAATCGAAGTGCCACTCCAGGCGCGCTCGACTGTCTCCGTGGGCGACAAGGTTGATATCGCTGTGCGCCGTGACGACGTCGCGCTGGTCAGGCCGGGCCGGGAGTTACCGCCCGGCTGCAGCACGTCGCTGCCGAGCCGCGTGCTCGCGATCGAATATCAGGGCTATTTCGTCAAGGTCATGCTCGACACCGGGCCGGACGACGAGTTCGTGGCTTATGTGCCGGAAAAGACCTTCTTCGCAGATCCGTTCATCGTCGGCGATGTCGTCATGGCCACATGGGCCACCGGCAGCGCACTTCCACTAGCCTGA
- a CDS encoding (2Fe-2S)-binding protein, translating into MTVQISFTLNDRPTTVDVEPATLVAELLREQLNLTGTHIGCDTSQCGACVVHLDGLPVKSCTLLAPALDGATLLTIEGLRSEPGSNRMHPMQEAFREHHGLQCGFCTPGMLMTAVALATEKPTLTEADVRHGLEGNICRCTGYQNIVVSVMAGAAAMNAAKGE; encoded by the coding sequence ATGACCGTGCAGATATCCTTCACTCTCAACGACCGGCCAACCACCGTTGACGTCGAACCGGCGACGCTCGTCGCCGAGCTGCTGCGCGAGCAGCTCAATCTGACCGGCACGCATATCGGTTGTGACACCAGCCAGTGCGGGGCCTGCGTGGTGCATCTCGACGGCCTCCCGGTGAAGAGTTGCACGCTGCTCGCGCCTGCGCTCGACGGCGCGACGCTGCTGACGATCGAAGGGCTGAGGAGTGAACCCGGCTCGAATCGGATGCATCCGATGCAGGAGGCGTTTCGCGAACATCACGGCCTCCAGTGCGGATTCTGCACGCCCGGTATGCTGATGACGGCGGTGGCGCTCGCCACTGAGAAGCCAACGCTGACGGAGGCGGACGTCCGCCACGGCCTCGAGGGCAATATCTGCCGTTGCACCGGATACCAGAACATCGTCGTCTCAGTGATGGCCGGCGCTGCCGCCATGAACGCTGCCAAGGGAGAGTGA
- a CDS encoding xanthine dehydrogenase family protein molybdopterin-binding subunit yields the protein MGNVIGIGASPKRKEDQRFLTGRGNYVSDIKRPGMTAGVFVRSPHGHAILRGVDKSAALASPGVIAVLTGDDVKTDGLGSLPCGWGISDAKGVPMKEPPFPMLAQGKVRFVGDMVAFVIADTPEQANAAAELLTVDYEVLPSVVGVLEAVRPGAPQLFDDVPNNICCDWELGDKAAVETAFRKAAHVAKLSLVNNRLIGNPMEPRAAIAEYEPGTDRFTLWTTSQFPHVVRFLMGALVLNIPQHKLRVVAPDVGGGFGVKQFHYGEEAVITWAAKRVMRPIKWVASRSEGYVSDRHGRDHVTEAELALDETGKFLAFRVNTLANMGGYLSTFGPNIPTNLYGPLLGGVYTTPAIYCNVKVVFTNTVPVDAYRGAGRPEATFVLERIVDVAASEMGIDRVEIRRRNMIPKEAYPYQTPVLVQYDSGDPMGCLDGALIAADVKNFGIRKAASASKGKFRGLGYSTYVEACGLAPSRFAGRLGARGGLYESATVRVHPTGQVTVMIGTHNHGQGHETTFAQIVSEKLGVSFENVDIVFGDTDRVQFGMGTYGSRSLVVGGAALSKATDKVVAKGKKIAAHLLEASEVDIQFEAGNFSVAGTDRIKSFEEIAGAAYVPHNYPLEVLEPGLEEQAYYDPVNFTYPGGCHIAEVEVDPETGTVTLVNYTAVDDVGTVINPMIVEGQLHGGIVQGVGQALFESAVYDEGSGQLLSGSLMDYCMPRADHMPMMKVATHSTLCTHTPMGVKGCGEVGTIGSPAAVINAVVDALSHLGVTHVDMPATPNRIWRLLQNASLPVAAE from the coding sequence ATGGGCAATGTGATTGGCATTGGCGCCTCACCGAAGCGCAAGGAGGACCAGCGGTTCCTGACCGGCCGCGGCAATTACGTCTCCGACATCAAGCGTCCCGGCATGACCGCGGGCGTGTTCGTGCGCTCTCCGCATGGCCACGCGATTCTGCGCGGCGTCGATAAGAGTGCGGCGCTGGCTTCGCCCGGGGTCATTGCTGTCCTGACCGGCGACGACGTCAAGACTGACGGACTGGGTTCGTTGCCCTGCGGTTGGGGCATCTCGGACGCCAAGGGCGTGCCGATGAAGGAGCCGCCGTTCCCGATGCTGGCTCAGGGCAAGGTGCGCTTCGTCGGCGACATGGTCGCCTTCGTTATCGCCGATACGCCGGAGCAGGCCAATGCGGCAGCGGAACTATTGACCGTCGACTACGAGGTCCTGCCGTCCGTAGTGGGCGTGCTCGAGGCGGTCCGGCCGGGCGCACCCCAACTGTTTGATGATGTGCCGAACAACATCTGCTGCGACTGGGAGCTCGGCGACAAGGCCGCGGTCGAGACCGCCTTCCGCAAGGCCGCGCATGTTGCAAAGCTGAGCCTGGTCAACAACCGCCTGATCGGCAACCCGATGGAGCCGCGTGCCGCGATCGCCGAGTATGAGCCGGGCACCGACCGCTTCACGTTGTGGACCACCAGCCAGTTCCCCCATGTCGTGCGCTTCCTGATGGGCGCTCTGGTCCTGAACATTCCCCAGCACAAGCTGCGCGTGGTCGCTCCGGATGTTGGCGGCGGTTTTGGTGTCAAGCAGTTCCACTACGGCGAAGAGGCCGTCATCACCTGGGCCGCCAAGCGGGTGATGCGGCCGATCAAATGGGTCGCGAGCCGCTCGGAGGGCTACGTTTCCGATCGTCACGGCCGCGATCACGTCACCGAGGCCGAACTCGCGCTCGACGAGACCGGCAAATTCCTGGCGTTCCGCGTCAACACGCTTGCCAATATGGGCGGCTATCTCTCGACGTTCGGGCCGAACATCCCGACCAATCTTTATGGGCCCTTGCTCGGCGGTGTCTACACCACGCCCGCGATCTACTGCAATGTGAAGGTGGTGTTCACCAACACCGTGCCGGTCGACGCCTATCGCGGCGCGGGCCGACCCGAGGCGACGTTCGTGCTGGAACGCATCGTCGATGTCGCAGCCAGCGAGATGGGCATCGACCGCGTTGAGATCCGCCGCCGTAACATGATTCCGAAAGAGGCCTATCCGTACCAGACGCCGGTGCTGGTGCAGTACGATTCCGGCGATCCGATGGGGTGCCTCGACGGCGCGCTGATCGCGGCCGACGTCAAGAATTTCGGCATCCGTAAGGCGGCCTCGGCCAGCAAGGGAAAATTCCGCGGGCTCGGCTACTCGACCTATGTTGAGGCCTGCGGCCTCGCGCCGTCGCGTTTTGCGGGACGGCTCGGCGCGCGCGGTGGCCTCTATGAGAGCGCCACGGTGCGCGTGCATCCGACTGGCCAGGTGACGGTCATGATCGGCACGCACAATCACGGCCAGGGCCATGAGACGACGTTCGCGCAGATCGTCTCGGAAAAGCTCGGCGTGTCCTTTGAGAATGTCGATATCGTGTTCGGGGATACCGATCGCGTGCAGTTCGGCATGGGCACCTACGGTTCGCGTTCGCTGGTGGTCGGCGGCGCCGCGCTGTCAAAGGCAACCGACAAGGTGGTCGCGAAAGGCAAGAAGATCGCGGCGCATCTGCTCGAGGCTTCCGAAGTCGATATCCAGTTCGAGGCCGGAAACTTCTCAGTCGCGGGTACGGACCGCATCAAGTCGTTCGAGGAGATCGCGGGCGCTGCCTATGTGCCGCATAATTATCCGCTGGAAGTGCTGGAACCAGGGCTAGAGGAGCAGGCCTACTACGATCCCGTCAACTTCACCTATCCCGGCGGCTGCCACATCGCCGAGGTCGAGGTCGATCCGGAAACTGGCACGGTGACACTGGTCAACTACACGGCCGTGGATGACGTCGGCACGGTGATCAATCCGATGATCGTCGAAGGCCAGTTGCACGGCGGCATCGTCCAGGGTGTCGGTCAGGCGCTGTTCGAGAGCGCGGTCTATGACGAGGGCTCAGGCCAGCTCCTGTCTGGTTCGCTAATGGATTATTGCATGCCACGGGCCGACCACATGCCGATGATGAAGGTTGCGACCCACTCCACGCTCTGCACGCACACGCCGATGGGTGTGAAGGGCTGCGGCGAAGTCGGGACCATCGGCTCGCCGGCAGCCGTCATCAACGCGGTGGTCGATGCGCTGTCGCATCTGGGTGTGACCCATGTCGACATGCCGGCGACGCCGAACCGGATCTGGCGCCTGCTGCAAAATGCGTCGCTGCCGGTCGCGGCGGAATAG
- a CDS encoding FAD binding domain-containing protein yields MKSFAYHQPAEIPDAARLLTSIEDSKLVAGGMTLIPTLKQRLASPVALVDLSKLGSLKGINDDGATVTIGAMTPHAVVAASRLVQAKIPGLAALAAMIGDPAVRSRGTIGGSVANNDPAADYPAGVLGLGATIVTSTRDIAADDFFLGLFETALEPGEIITAIRLPVPLKAGYAKFKAPASRYALVGVFVAKFSDGVRVAVTGAGSGVFRVPPMEEALSQKFDPSAIAAIKVDTDGLTSDIHAEADYRAHLVTVMAKRAVDAALS; encoded by the coding sequence ATGAAATCGTTTGCCTATCACCAGCCGGCCGAGATTCCCGACGCGGCACGATTGCTGACCTCGATTGAGGACAGCAAGCTCGTAGCTGGCGGGATGACACTGATTCCGACCCTGAAACAGCGGCTGGCCAGTCCCGTCGCGCTGGTCGACCTGTCGAAGCTCGGATCTCTCAAGGGCATCAACGATGACGGCGCCACCGTCACGATCGGCGCGATGACGCCGCACGCCGTTGTGGCTGCCTCGAGACTGGTGCAGGCAAAGATCCCCGGGCTTGCGGCGCTGGCCGCGATGATCGGCGATCCTGCGGTACGCAGCCGCGGCACCATCGGCGGTTCGGTCGCGAACAACGATCCGGCTGCCGATTATCCCGCCGGCGTGCTCGGCCTCGGCGCGACCATCGTCACCAGCACGCGCGACATCGCGGCTGACGATTTCTTCCTCGGCCTGTTCGAGACCGCGCTCGAACCGGGCGAGATCATCACTGCGATCCGCCTTCCAGTGCCGCTCAAGGCAGGTTATGCAAAATTCAAGGCGCCGGCGTCGCGCTATGCGCTGGTTGGCGTGTTCGTCGCTAAATTTTCCGACGGCGTTCGCGTGGCTGTGACTGGAGCAGGGTCGGGTGTGTTCCGCGTGCCGCCGATGGAAGAAGCGCTGTCGCAAAAGTTCGATCCGTCCGCGATCGCGGCGATCAAGGTCGACACCGACGGCCTCACCTCCGACATCCATGCCGAAGCCGACTACCGTGCGCATCTCGTCACGGTCATGGCCAAACGTGCCGTCGACGCGGCGCTCAGCTAG
- a CDS encoding amidase, which yields MTDGSGRTAFPPAPTGLGALSATEIMAGYRRKTFTPRDVVDDTIAALEATHEACNAVVTPMYGQARAEADRVTKEMRAGEAKGPLAGVPVTIKDLVFVAGVPAYAGSPMNKTFVPDVDAAVVSALKASGAIITCKTTTCESGYKLTADSPVTGTTRNPWNPGRTSGGSSGGAAAGVAAGCGPIAIGTDGVGSIRVPSSFCGVFGLKPTFGLVPRSPGFSPPSWASLAHTGPITRTVADAALTLEIIAGYDMRDAASLPVPSRRFDTNAVPLNGVRIGASADLGYAAVSTDVRAAFNKAIAVLDACGAQVTIDGPGLDAGILEHTLKPIAFTEQAAAVATKTTADLASSEADYRDVVTAGRHYSGTDYIEASYRRGQARNAFLKLFERVDALVTPTVAVTAFEAGKIGVGKIDGNQVDPHLGWSPFTWPINLAGLPAATLPCGFDRDGLPIGLQIVAPWLDEPTIFRIAAAFEQAQPWAKFWPSLALNEIGRTRAKA from the coding sequence ATGACTGATGGTTCCGGCCGAACGGCCTTCCCGCCAGCGCCGACTGGCCTTGGCGCGCTTTCTGCAACCGAGATCATGGCCGGCTATCGGCGCAAGACGTTTACTCCGCGTGATGTCGTGGACGATACGATAGCTGCGCTCGAAGCGACGCATGAGGCTTGCAATGCGGTGGTGACGCCGATGTACGGGCAGGCGAGGGCGGAAGCCGACCGCGTCACCAAGGAGATGCGCGCGGGCGAGGCCAAGGGGCCACTCGCCGGCGTACCGGTCACCATTAAAGACCTCGTCTTTGTTGCGGGCGTGCCAGCCTATGCCGGCTCGCCGATGAACAAGACGTTCGTGCCCGACGTGGATGCCGCGGTGGTGTCGGCGCTGAAGGCATCGGGCGCGATCATCACCTGCAAGACTACGACTTGCGAGTCCGGCTACAAGCTGACGGCCGACAGTCCGGTCACGGGTACCACGCGAAATCCCTGGAATCCCGGTCGCACCAGCGGCGGCTCGAGCGGCGGCGCGGCCGCGGGCGTTGCCGCGGGCTGCGGCCCGATCGCGATCGGCACCGACGGCGTCGGATCGATCCGTGTTCCATCATCCTTCTGCGGCGTGTTCGGGCTGAAGCCGACCTTTGGCCTCGTGCCGCGCTCGCCCGGTTTCTCGCCGCCATCCTGGGCCTCGCTCGCGCACACCGGACCGATCACGCGGACGGTCGCGGATGCCGCGCTCACGCTGGAAATTATCGCCGGCTACGACATGCGCGATGCCGCAAGTCTGCCCGTGCCATCCCGTCGCTTCGACACCAACGCTGTTCCGTTGAATGGCGTTCGTATCGGCGCCAGCGCCGATCTCGGCTACGCCGCGGTCAGCACCGATGTGCGCGCAGCGTTCAACAAGGCGATCGCCGTTCTCGATGCCTGCGGTGCACAGGTCACTATCGATGGTCCGGGCCTCGATGCCGGCATTTTGGAACACACGCTGAAGCCGATCGCCTTCACCGAGCAGGCGGCGGCGGTTGCGACGAAGACCACGGCTGATTTGGCCAGCTCGGAAGCCGATTATCGCGACGTCGTTACCGCCGGCCGCCACTACAGTGGCACGGACTATATCGAAGCTAGCTATCGGCGCGGCCAGGCGCGCAATGCATTCCTAAAGCTGTTTGAGCGGGTCGATGCGCTAGTGACGCCAACGGTTGCGGTGACCGCGTTCGAAGCCGGCAAGATCGGCGTCGGCAAGATCGACGGTAACCAGGTTGATCCGCATCTCGGCTGGTCGCCCTTCACCTGGCCAATCAACCTCGCTGGCCTTCCGGCCGCGACTTTGCCTTGCGGTTTTGACCGGGATGGCCTGCCGATTGGTCTTCAAATCGTCGCGCCCTGGCTCGACGAGCCCACGATCTTCCGCATCGCTGCGGCGTTCGAGCAGGCGCAGCCCTGGGCAAAGTTTTGGCCGTCGCTGGCGCTCAACGAGATAGGGCGAACGCGCGCGAAGGCGTAG
- a CDS encoding LysR substrate-binding domain-containing protein translates to MNLISLDIRMLRSLISVVETGSITETARRLGRTQPAITLQLQRLEELTGKQLFEHGGRRLTLTDDGSTVLTYARSILRLHDELISQLASQEIEGHVVLGTPDLYAAFMLPSILSVFRKSFPRVQVQLNCALSTPLVGLVKRGDVDIALVTRMNDFTGGQVVRREQLVWMTGDQSAAHQERPIPLALLPPGNIYRDYAIDTLERANLRWRIACVSESVGGLQAAAFAGMAVTVLGRSALVPTMRQIGPNEGLPPLPKIELLLYKSSGATSKAATALHDYLAHYLRLDEELNGRGVPIELS, encoded by the coding sequence ATGAACCTCATCAGTCTCGACATCCGCATGCTCCGGTCGCTGATCTCGGTGGTCGAGACCGGCAGCATCACTGAGACCGCGCGACGGCTGGGCCGCACCCAACCGGCGATCACCCTGCAATTGCAGCGGCTGGAGGAGCTCACCGGCAAGCAGTTGTTCGAGCATGGCGGCCGCAGGCTGACGTTGACCGATGACGGCAGCACGGTTCTCACTTACGCCAGATCCATCCTGAGGCTGCATGACGAACTGATTTCGCAACTTGCGTCACAGGAAATCGAGGGCCATGTCGTGCTTGGCACGCCGGATCTCTACGCCGCCTTCATGCTCCCCTCGATCCTCAGCGTGTTCCGAAAATCCTTTCCTCGCGTGCAGGTCCAGCTCAACTGCGCGCTCTCGACGCCACTGGTCGGTCTCGTCAAGCGCGGCGATGTCGACATCGCGCTGGTCACACGGATGAATGATTTCACCGGGGGCCAGGTGGTGCGGCGCGAGCAGTTGGTTTGGATGACCGGTGATCAATCCGCCGCGCACCAGGAGCGCCCGATTCCGCTCGCGCTCTTGCCGCCTGGCAACATCTATCGCGACTATGCCATCGATACGCTAGAGCGCGCGAATCTGCGCTGGCGCATCGCCTGCGTCAGCGAAAGCGTCGGCGGCCTGCAGGCCGCCGCGTTCGCCGGCATGGCCGTCACCGTGCTCGGCCGCAGCGCGCTGGTGCCGACGATGCGCCAGATCGGTCCCAACGAGGGCCTGCCGCCGCTGCCGAAGATCGAGCTGCTGCTCTACAAATCGAGCGGCGCGACTTCGAAAGCCGCGACCGCACTGCACGACTACCTGGCGCATTATCTGCGCCTCGACGAAGAGCTCAACGGCCGCGGGGTACCGATCGAGTTGTCCTAG
- a CDS encoding metallophosphoesterase has translation MSQFLFGLVYLLILTRFIWPLQLPLSIKFAMAALALVALQFHRWSKLSSGSVFSPEFPRPVVAIFNWAFGALVLLALLQVMLDAGLLLGLLIHGGPLSAPDVVRYGLAGLASIAAATGVHQAMRIPPLKDVEVRVSGLPRQFDGYTILQLTDLHISRLFPASWARAVVERSNKLGVDLIAITGDLIDGTLEARRADIEPLRDLRAPDGVYVISGNHEYIFGYSTWMAHFAALGLLSLENRHIVLERNGGKLVLAGITDRASRHRGHPDRDLAAVLEGAPEGAPLILLDHQPGDARNAAALGVALQLSGHTHGGLILGLDRLAARANAGYVSGQYDVDGMTLYVNNGTALWPGFALRLGRPSELTRITLRRVRCKSGNAD, from the coding sequence ATTTCTCAATTCTTATTCGGCCTGGTCTATCTCCTTATCCTGACCCGCTTCATCTGGCCGCTGCAGTTGCCGCTCTCGATCAAGTTCGCAATGGCAGCGCTTGCATTGGTCGCATTGCAGTTTCACCGGTGGAGCAAGCTCTCGTCAGGCTCTGTGTTCTCTCCGGAATTCCCGCGACCGGTTGTCGCTATCTTCAACTGGGCTTTCGGCGCGCTCGTTCTGCTGGCGCTGCTTCAAGTGATGCTCGATGCCGGACTTCTATTAGGGTTGCTGATCCACGGCGGCCCCCTGAGTGCCCCCGACGTTGTCCGCTACGGGTTGGCCGGGTTAGCATCGATTGCGGCTGCGACCGGCGTCCATCAGGCAATGAGGATTCCGCCGCTGAAGGACGTCGAAGTCCGCGTCTCCGGACTTCCGCGGCAATTCGACGGTTACACCATTCTGCAACTCACTGATCTTCACATCAGCCGCCTCTTTCCAGCATCATGGGCGCGCGCTGTTGTCGAGCGATCAAACAAGCTCGGCGTGGACTTAATCGCCATCACGGGAGATCTGATCGATGGCACGCTCGAAGCGCGACGCGCCGACATCGAGCCGTTGCGGGACTTGAGGGCGCCCGACGGCGTCTACGTGATCTCCGGGAATCACGAATACATTTTCGGCTACAGCACATGGATGGCGCACTTCGCCGCGTTGGGACTGCTCTCGCTCGAGAACAGGCACATCGTTCTCGAGCGCAATGGCGGTAAGTTGGTCCTCGCTGGCATCACCGACCGGGCGTCGCGCCATAGAGGACATCCCGACCGCGATCTCGCTGCGGTCCTTGAAGGCGCTCCAGAAGGTGCTCCTCTCATTCTGCTCGACCACCAGCCAGGTGACGCACGAAACGCCGCGGCGCTTGGCGTGGCTCTGCAACTGTCCGGACATACGCACGGAGGACTGATTCTAGGGCTCGACAGGTTGGCCGCGCGCGCCAACGCGGGTTACGTCTCGGGTCAATACGACGTGGACGGGATGACGCTCTACGTGAATAACGGCACGGCCCTATGGCCAGGCTTCGCGTTACGGCTCGGTCGACCATCCGAATTGACGCGGATCACGCTCCGCCGGGTAAGGTGCAAGTCAGGCAATGCTGACTGA
- a CDS encoding helix-turn-helix domain-containing protein: protein MRDLAQVVGCDESMISKIEAGKVMPSLPMLAKMVDALDRDMASFFGLRIDDYKLVQKPEDRLKVPVDALRGGTGVVYERLVPVAAGNLLEANVHVVASGGEKIDLITHQGEAVGYLVSGTIELTIDDTTYLMTSGDSFFFKAYLTNSYRNVGPDEARIVWVNTPQVH, encoded by the coding sequence ATGCGAGACCTGGCGCAGGTCGTCGGATGCGACGAGAGCATGATCTCCAAGATCGAGGCCGGGAAGGTCATGCCGTCGCTGCCGATGCTCGCTAAGATGGTCGACGCGCTCGACCGCGACATGGCCTCGTTCTTTGGCCTGCGGATCGACGACTACAAGCTGGTGCAGAAGCCCGAGGATCGGCTCAAGGTGCCTGTTGATGCGCTGCGCGGTGGCACGGGCGTCGTGTATGAGCGCCTGGTGCCGGTAGCCGCCGGAAATCTGCTCGAAGCCAATGTTCACGTGGTGGCCTCGGGAGGCGAGAAGATCGATCTGATTACCCATCAGGGCGAAGCCGTCGGCTATCTCGTGTCCGGAACCATCGAGCTCACCATCGACGACACCACCTATCTGATGACTTCAGGCGATTCCTTTTTCTTCAAGGCGTATCTGACCAACAGCTATCGCAACGTCGGGCCGGACGAAGCGCGGATCGTCTGGGTCAATACCCCCCAGGTTCACTGA
- a CDS encoding ABC transporter permease codes for MMAFVWKRLVGTIPSLIGVVVLTFFISHALPGDPAAYFAGPAANAASIENIRATLGLDRPLPVQFVHYVGDLAQGNLGRSLTTGQPVLTDLLERLPASLELSSFALLFAISIAIPMGVWAATRINGSVDHACRALVTVSAAFPTFFVGLLFVYIFYFLLGWAPQPLGRLNEIAFSPPPHVTGAYTIDALIAGDWPVLRASLSQLILPAISLGLFALAPIARITRAAMLEALGSDFIRTARASGLPVRKILMTYAFRNVLLPVSSVLGMVFSFLLGSNVLIEQVFGWQGVGAYAVSAVIASDYAAVQGFVLMMAVLYVLLNLAVDIFATLVDPRVRFEG; via the coding sequence CTGATGGCTTTCGTTTGGAAACGTTTGGTAGGCACCATCCCGAGTCTGATCGGCGTCGTCGTCCTGACCTTTTTCATCTCCCACGCCCTGCCGGGTGACCCGGCGGCGTATTTCGCCGGCCCCGCCGCGAACGCCGCATCGATCGAGAACATCCGCGCCACGCTGGGCCTCGATCGCCCGCTTCCAGTGCAGTTCGTGCACTATGTCGGTGACCTCGCGCAGGGCAACCTCGGCCGTTCGCTCACCACGGGACAGCCGGTGTTGACCGATCTGCTCGAGCGGCTGCCTGCATCGCTGGAATTGTCGTCCTTTGCGCTTTTGTTCGCGATCAGCATCGCCATCCCGATGGGGGTGTGGGCCGCGACCCGCATCAACGGAAGCGTCGATCACGCCTGCCGTGCGCTGGTCACCGTGAGCGCCGCTTTCCCAACGTTCTTCGTCGGGCTGCTGTTCGTCTACATCTTCTATTTCCTGCTCGGCTGGGCGCCGCAGCCGCTCGGCCGCCTGAACGAGATCGCCTTCTCGCCGCCACCGCACGTCACCGGGGCCTACACCATCGACGCACTCATCGCGGGCGATTGGCCGGTGCTCCGCGCGTCGTTGTCTCAGCTGATCCTGCCCGCGATATCGCTCGGCCTGTTCGCGCTGGCGCCGATCGCGCGCATCACGCGCGCGGCCATGTTGGAAGCGCTCGGCAGCGACTTCATCCGTACTGCGCGCGCCAGCGGCTTGCCGGTGCGCAAGATCCTGATGACCTACGCATTCCGCAACGTGCTGCTGCCGGTCAGCAGCGTGCTCGGTATGGTGTTCTCCTTCCTGCTCGGGTCCAACGTCCTGATCGAACAGGTGTTCGGCTGGCAGGGCGTCGGCGCCTACGCGGTCTCGGCCGTCATCGCGTCCGATTACGCAGCGGTTCAGGGCTTCGTCTTAATGATGGCGGTGCTTTACGTGCTGCTTAATCTCGCCGTCGACATTTTCGCGACGCTGGTCGATCCCCGCGTCCGGTTCGAGGGCTGA
- a CDS encoding ABC transporter permease, which yields MSIVTLARNTGYAFGENRLTLMAVIILVLLALCAIFGPYIAPYDPLVTSATTKLARPSTLHPFGTDALGRDILSRVIVATRLDLGMAVSAVALSFVVGLALGSLAGYFGGWTDRIIGRAMDTIMAFPLFVLAMGIVVALGNSVANIIIATMIINLPFYCRFARAEVNVRRELGYVEAARMGGNGSLRVLLNHIVPNVLPPMMVQASLNMGWAILNAAGLSFIGLGVRPPTPEWGIMVSEGASYIISGEWWAFMFPGAALVLAVFSFNMLGDGLRDLLDPRKRV from the coding sequence ATGAGTATAGTCACGCTCGCCCGCAACACAGGTTATGCCTTTGGCGAAAACCGCCTGACGCTGATGGCCGTGATCATCCTGGTGCTGCTGGCGCTGTGCGCGATTTTCGGACCTTACATCGCGCCGTACGATCCTCTGGTCACCTCCGCCACCACCAAACTGGCGCGGCCCAGCACCCTGCATCCGTTCGGGACCGACGCGCTCGGACGCGACATCCTCAGCCGTGTCATCGTCGCGACGCGCCTCGACCTCGGGATGGCAGTCTCGGCGGTGGCGCTGTCGTTCGTGGTTGGCCTGGCGCTCGGCTCGCTCGCCGGCTATTTCGGCGGCTGGACTGACCGCATCATCGGCCGCGCCATGGACACCATCATGGCGTTCCCGCTGTTTGTGCTCGCCATGGGCATCGTGGTGGCGCTCGGGAACAGCGTCGCCAACATCATCATCGCCACGATGATCATCAATCTGCCGTTCTATTGCCGCTTCGCGCGCGCCGAGGTGAACGTGCGGCGCGAGCTCGGCTATGTCGAGGCGGCGCGCATGGGCGGCAACGGCTCGCTGCGCGTCCTGCTCAACCATATCGTCCCGAACGTCCTGCCGCCGATGATGGTGCAGGCTTCGCTCAACATGGGATGGGCGATCCTCAATGCCGCCGGCCTGTCCTTCATCGGGCTCGGAGTCCGACCACCGACGCCGGAATGGGGCATCATGGTCTCGGAAGGCGCCAGCTACATCATTTCCGGCGAGTGGTGGGCCTTCATGTTCCCGGGCGCCGCTCTCGTGCTCGCGGTGTTCTCCTTCAACATGCTGGGCGACGGACTGCGCGATCTGCTCGATCCGAGGAAACGCGTGTAA